GCGGTATAATACCGTTATGGAAGTTATCAAGACATCGCATAGCATGTATTGTTTGCAATATCATGTTGTTTGGGTTTGCAAATACCGCCGAAAGATCCTGAAGCCTGGTGTCTGTTCTTATATTCGCAAGACGTTTCCGGGACTGCTTCGCGGAATGCCCGGTGTAACGCTAGGTCCAATTGGCTTTGATGGTGATCATCTTCATATGTTGATGACGATTCCTCCCCGATATAGCATATCAGAAACTATGGGCAGATTAAAAAGTCAATTGGCGTCAAGGATGCGAGAGTTTTTTCCGTGGTTGTCAAAAGTCTATTGGAATGAAAACATTGTTTGGTCACCGGGCTATTTCGTAAGCAGTGTAGGTTTGGACGAGAAGACAAT
This genomic interval from Candidatus Zixiibacteriota bacterium contains the following:
- the tnpA gene encoding IS200/IS605 family transposase — its product is MRRYNTVMEVIKTSHSMYCLQYHVVWVCKYRRKILKPGVCSYIRKTFPGLLRGMPGVTLGPIGFDGDHLHMLMTIPPRYSISETMGRLKSQLASRMREFFPWLSKVYWNENIVWSPGYFVSSVGLDEKT